The window ACTTTAGTTTGCCTCTTTGAACAGggcggggtggtgggggagggtgcaTCAAAAGTTTGGAGTGGGCAGTGTGCTGCAACCTTCAAGCCGTGGCCTTGAAGTCCGGGCTCTGCCGAGACACGCGCCACTCCTGAGGATAATAGTCTTACCACCTCTCCCGCCCGCGCTCGGAGGCGGGGCTGGTCCGCAGAGCAAGGAATGCAGGCTGGGGGCCCGGCGCCCGGGGCACATTCCAGGAGAGACCCCGGGCCCGGGGGGCAAGTTTACGCAACTCGGCGCCCAGCTAAGGCTAGGAGCAGGGGAGCGCACCACCacaaactctctctcttcctcgcCACTCGGAGCGAACGGATTGGAGGGGAACCCCCAGGGATGGTAGCGCTTCTCCCACAGTCCTGGCCCGGAAACTCAGTGTGCCGGAAAGGGCTGCCTGCGGGGGGCTGAGCGCCGCGAGCGGGAGGGGAGGTAGGGCCGGCCATCTGGAAAAAGGCCTCCCCCGGCACTGTGCACGAGTCAGCTCCGGGGCGCAGGCAAACTAGGGCAGGCCGGCGGTTTAAAATTAGCCCGGCCCGCCCCCTCCCTTCCAGCCGTGGGCCAGCGTCTGCGAGTGTACGGGACGGTGGGAGCGGTGACTCAAAGGGCTATTCCACCAGCGCAGCCTCCCGCGCTCGGCGTGTCCCGGGCCGGGCCGCTTCCTGGGGACTCCGCTCACCCCGTGAAGTCTCTTCTCCACCGGCACTCCCAAGCCGGGCCCTCACCTGCTAGGGCAACACTCTATCCCACAGGACCCAATCCAGCCTCCAGACCCCGCTCGAAGCCTTTGCTACCTCTAGTGACCCGCCCCGGGTCTGCCCCTCCTCGTGGTCCCGCCCCCATCTCACCTGAAGCAGGTGGAAGCTGGCCCCTCCCCAACTCCGCCTCCTGGGTCCGCTACCACCCAAATATCTACAGTCACCCTCTCGGGAGCAGTTACGTAGGCAGACAGGCAGCGAGTGGACCCCGAGCATCTCCCTAGGTGGGCCTCACTTGGAGGGGCGGCCCGGGTGGCGCAGACCAGAAGCTCCCATCTCCCTTCTTCAGCTTCCCCTCAACTTAAGAGGCAGCCCCCGCCAGCGAGGCAGCATGAACCTTGTGGCCTCAACCGAAGACGTTCCCGCAGGAACACACCCGCTCCAGACTCTTCCCGAGGGGCACCTCCCAGAGGCTTTAATCGCCGATCCTGAACCTTCGATCGCCCCCAACCTTTCTCCGGCCCCCCTCACCTTGAGCGGCGCCCCCAGCAGGCGGTGCAGCGTGGGTATCTGCGCACCCAGGGGCAGCGCCGCGTCGAGGCAGCAGGTGGGGGCCCGGCGCGGCTCCGGCAAGTTGGCACATGAGAAGGGATCGGTGTCCTCCAGGTACTGCACCCGCACGGTCACCACAGATTCCGGTTCCCCGTCCCCCCGGTCTTCCCCTCCCGCCATGGCTCTGCCACTGGCTTGCACTGCGCGCCTCCGGGCGGGTCCCGGCCCCACCGCCGCGTCTACTCAACTAACTCACTCTGTAGTCTGGGCCGGGCCGGACCGGACGCCGCCTAGGAGGGGCGGAGCCAGAAGGAGGTGGGGCCGAGGAAGAGGGTGGAGCCAAGGATAGTCCCAGAGCGCGCGGGGAGGGCGGGCAACCGCTGCCGGAGGCGGGGCCTGCCGCCAGCCACTCGGAGGGCGCGATCGTGATCCCGTTACTTCACTGGGTAGGCCGGCGGGAAAACCCGAGCTCGCGCCCAGCTTACGAGAGCGCGCAGAGGGCTGGGAGGCTGTCTTTGGGTTTGGGGGCAATGAGGTTGCGCTCTCTTGGAGGGATTGTTACGGCAGGTGGGGTGGAAGTTTCTTCAGATAGTGGCCAGCCAGGTCTCCCTCAGTTTAGTGGCTGGACGGCCCTGATTCCTTCAGTTCGAGGGATGAAGTGGATGGGTTTCCCTCTTTTGGGGAAAGCAGAGAGATGGGCTCCTTTCAATTTAGAAGTGAAAATAGATTACACTCAGTTTGAAGGGAGAGGTGGAATCATTCCCTTTTAGCTGGGGGAAGAAGAGGGGCGGGTGCCCCTCAGTTCTGGGAAAAGGATGAGATGACTCAGTTTGAGGGGGAGTAGAACATGTTTCCCTCAGTCTTGGGGAAGAAATGGGGTCAGCTTGAATGAAAAGTGGAGACGGTCCTCCTCAGTTTGGGGCAAGACAAGCCGAATGCCCCTTAGAGTTTGGGGAAAAGTTGGGTGGATCCCTCTTAGTTTGAAGGGAATCGATAGGCTGGGTTTTCCATAGTTTAGGGAAAGAAGATAGTTCCCTTAAATTTCATGGAAAAGGTGAGAAGACTTCCCCGTAGTGTAAGGGAAAGAGAAGCTGGGTGCCCCTCGgtttgggagagaaagaggaacaagcCTCCTTCTCAGCCTGGAATGAGCTGCGCCCAGTCTGGGCCTTGGAGTTTCTGGGGACATTGGGGACTGCGTAGACCATCACGGCTTTCTGGGAGCGCCCAGTGCGCGTGCGCAGCTCTGGTCTGGGCGGGGGCCCGAAGGGGGTCCTAGGCTCCGGAGGGCGGCGCGGAAGGCGGCGGCGCACTGCCCCCTGCTGTCTGCACGTGGCAGCGCCGGAGCCCGCGGCCTCAGTATCAGGGGTCTGCTGCTTGCCGCCGGGCGGCACCTGCCTTGGAGGAGACGCGCCCCTCCCGCCTGGACACCGCTCCCCGGGAGACCCCTGCCCCTCCCGCAGCGGGCTGCCGCCTCCGGCGAGTGGGATGCGGGGGTGCCCCTGGAGGGCCGTGGCCGCTTACAGCTCTGAATCCGGGTCGGGGGAGGTTTTGGGAAGGTTTGGGGGAGCGGACTCGAGGGAGTAGGTTGCGGGACTTGAGGGAGGGCTGCACTGGGGAATTTCCAGTGCTGAGACTGGTTTAGAGGGGAGGAGTAGGGGTCCAGAGTACGGACGCCTGGGGCAGGGTCTCGGAGTCCGGACCCGGCTTGGGGGTATCGGAGCCGGGATTGGGGGGAACAGGCCCCACGTGCCTGTGACGCGGGGGTGACCGGTAGGCGGCGGCGGCGACGCGGGGCCGGCGGCTGTGCGGTGCCGGGAGGGCGGCTAGGCAGGCGGCAGGATGCTGCGCGCCGCACTGCCGCTGCTGGGGCTGCCTCTGGCGGGGGCGGGAGCAACCGAAGAGCCCACCCAGGAGCCGGGGTCGCCGGGCGAGCCTCCCCCAGGGTTGACGCTCTTCCGCTGGCAGTGGCACGAGGTGGAGGCACCCTACCTGGTAGCCCTGTGGATCCTGGTGGCCAGCCTGGCCAAAATCGGTgagtgcgtgtgtgcgtgcgccAGGCCGGCAGCCGGCAGCGGACCCGCCCCCAGCCCCGAGTCCCCAGATCCGGGCCGGCTTCTCGCACAGTGCCCTAACTTAGGTTGCAATTCCACAAATCCGGGCTCTCACACAGTTCCTGCGCCGCCTCTTGTGGATCTCCCTCCTCCCATTCTCGCGTGGGAGCTCTGGGCATTTACCTTCTCAAAGGGCTGCCCCAGCTCTTTCCAGCCCTATACCTAGACTTTTGCCTTCTCTGATCCCCGCTTCCCCTTACAGTAAGCCCTTTGGTCTGGCCTGTACTCCATCAATCCCCAGCCTCCTGGAAACCTCTGTCAGGAGTGAGGACATGTGGGACATTGAGGGGCTAGTGTTCTCCGGCAAACTCAGGCATCCTGGTCCTGAGAAAGCAGCCTTCCTTGGAGACCACGTCCAAGTGCCCATTCTCCTAGGATACTAAACTGCCACTTTTCCTCTAGCCCCCCTGTGCTCCCCTAAAGATGCCCCCCTCTTGTGCCTAGCTGTGGAACCCTCCGCCCCCCAATTCAAGTCTCCATCCTTCCCACTTGAGGGAATAAGAAACTTTCATTTGTTGGAGCCTCACTATGTGCTGCCCGTGCTAGATGCTTTCATAGTCCGACCTTCTTCCGTATGCACAACATTGAAGGTTGTGCTTCAGACTCCTTTCCTTGAACAGAGCTGCTTGCCTTgcttctgccccttcctccctaCTTCTGAGCAGCCAgtggcccctcctcccacccgagaccctcctccctctctctgttgtGCAGGCTCTGTTGTGGGGGTGACTAATTATAGCTGAGCATTGCTACTCACTCCCCATCTATGCTGGCACAGCCTGTACTCTAGTCTCACCAATAAAGTCTTCATGTAGGAACCACACAGCCTAGAATTTGCCCCACTCCTCCCCCAGGGACACTGCTTGTGGGGGACGGGAGCTGGGCAGGAACAGAAGAAGTATCCattctgctctgctgtggcagcccattAATAATGCAAAATGGGGCTTGAAATGCCTTCAGGGAGCCTAGTTCTGTCAGAGAATAGGCTTTGTGATGGGTTGGGGTTGCACTGCTGGGGTTGATGCATGCTCTGGAGATGAGGATGGAATAGAGTCCCTGAAGGAGTGGAACGGGCGACCAAAGGTAGGGATAAGTGTGGGAGATCTATGACTGAACTTACCTTAGGGGCTGGCAACAATGAGCATAAGATAGGAGGAGCCTCAGATTTGGGAGCCAAGAATTGGGTTTGTTGAGAAGTCTGTGAATTGCATGAGGGTTCCTTCAATGACTGTGGTTTCCCCCATAAATCATAGTGCTTTTCCTAGCTTGGATGACACCTCCTCTGGAGGTAAGAGAAGAGAACTTGCTTCTTACCAGCCAAAAAAATAATCttcagagaggaggggaaagataGGTGGAACATTCAGGGATACCTTCCCCTAGCTTCATTGCTAGGAGATTTTCCCcccttttattcaacaaatatttacgtaggtcccactatgtgccaggcactgtcctagggcCTTCAAGTACCACTTCCAAAGGGCACTGTCTTGGCATTGGGTCTTACATAGACTAACATGGAAGCCTCTCCCACTACCCACCCCAGGGACTGTATGGGGGTAGGTGTTTACTCATGGTCTCAGGGCCCAAGGGAAAGCCAAAAGAGTTTACTTTAGGGGACAAAGGTAGGAGTGGCAGTAGTGCTAGGAACCCATTTCATACCTCCTCCTCATTTCCTGTGGACAGAtctgttattattttcctccAGAGTCATATTTAACTAGCATTTCTTGAGAAGCTACCAAATGTCTGACATCCTGCTAGGCACATTCACACTGTATCATTTTCTCCTCACCCTGTGTGATGGGTATTTCCCCCATATTACAGGAGAAGAAATTGAAGTTCaggtaaattaaataatttgcctgaaATCACACAGTTAGAAAGTGATGGAGCCAGAAGAAGAACTGGAGTTCTTCTGACTGCTAAACCCATTGCTTTTTAAACTGTCGAATCCTTAGTAATCCTATAGAACGAAAAGCACATGGTTTAGGAAGTCTACAGTGCTCCTAGGAGGAATGGTTTGCAATAGGTCTGGTTAGGGAGGCAGGacacaataatataataattggtaacatttattgagtgcttactataaaGTACTGGGCTAAGAGCTTCTGAGtagattgttttatttaaacCTTACAGCAATCCTATGAGATCATTACTATTTTTAgtcccattttgctgatgagaaaacTCACAGTTGGAGGGGTGAAATTTcctccaaggtcacataactagtaagtAGAGGAGCTAGGCTTTGAACCCaagcagcctgactccagaggtCCTGATTTTTATAGCTATgttatgcatacatatatgctGAGTAGCATTTGCTAAGGTTCAAATAATGGCTATGGATAAGGGAGATCAGAGAAAGGTGAGGCCCCCTGAGGATGAGGGTAGAGAGGAGGGGCatttctggaaatggaaaaagcaagCAAAGGCCTAGGTTACCATGACAGGGGCACCAAGAAACAACTTTGGCTGCAGTCCTGCGGGTCAGGGGTCCTGACCTTGAATAACCTGATAAGACTGGGAAGTTGTAggccactgtgtgtgtgtgtgtgtgtgtgtgcgccccATAAACTGATACTTCCTGCTCTCTTCTTGCATTGTAGTGTTTCACTTGTCTCGGAAGGTGACATCTCTGGTCCCTGAGAGCTGCCTGCTGATTTTGCTGGGCCTCGTGCTTGGGGGCATTGTCTTGGCTGTGGCCAAGAAAGCTGAGTACCAGCTAGAGCCAGgcaccttcttcctcttcctgctgcctcctATTGTGCTGGACTCTGGCTATTTCATGCCTAGCCGGCTGTTCTTTGACAACTTGGGTGCCATCCTCACCTATGCCGTGGTGGGCACACTCTGGAATGCCTTCACAACAGGCGCTGCCCTCTGGGGCCTGCAGCAGGCTGGACTTGTGGGTGAGTGACCCTAAGATCTGGGCTGGCAGAGGGAGGCTTTGCCAGACTCGTCACccaactcccttctcctccagctctggAGATCCCATATTGGCAAAAACCAGGCCCTGAGAGCTCTGTTTTAGGTCTCTCCCACCTCGAGTGCAAGGCAATGCTCCAGATGGACCTTCAGCCTTCATTTATGTCTCTGCCAGTTGAGTTTGGGCTTCTGCAGCATGACAGCTGAGCAGGGGCCTGGCTCCCAGCTGTGTGTGGGCTGCCGTGACTGGGAAGCCTGCATTACTACTCTGCTGCCTTCTGCCCTCTGTTACCACACTGCCACTTGCCAGCCCTGCTTCCCTGAGGAACAGCTCACCATTCCTGTGAGGGCCTGCTATCCTGGCTTTGCCCAGGGCACATCAGagtggttttctgtttttgttattatttttaataaatacatattatacatCCACAGAATGCAAGACACTACACTAGGTGTTCTCTCTTTACTTATCCCATTGACTCTTCATAGCATCCCTGTCGGGGTGTAATTTGTCCTATTTAATGAGAAATAGAGGCCCTTAAACTCGTTTGATATCAGGTGCAAGATTAGCAAGAGAGATCCATTTTACTGAGGCTCTTTACCTTCAGGCTGCCTTGTCCTGCTCCCTtcttcctcacttcctgcctCCAAAATCCATTCAACCCTGAATGTTGCTAATCCATACTTCTTCCAAGGTGCAAGGGGAGGTTTGGGGACTCCAACCTGGTTTTCCTAATGGGTTAGTGAACTCTTTGGGGCAGGAAGGCAAGGGAGGACATCAgatcataataataatagtaatccTAATAATAGGTAATATCTATTGGATACTTACCTTGTATTGAGCACTGgctaaataaagaatttttttgtggtaggtactattattattcccagtgtatacacgaggaaactgaggctcacacaGATTTTatgatatgttcaagtcctaccTGTGGTGGGTGCTTTTCATACTATATTCAGCCCTCATAGATGGATAGCCCTTCCCCCTCCTGCTGAGAATTGTGAGTGTCATATCCCTTAAGCTGAGAACCAGGAGTGTGGGAGAAAGTGCTCTCTTTTGTTCTTCTCCCTAATAAAGCCAGTCAGCAGCCAGTTTCCACCTCCTGGTGATTATTGCTAGTGTTGCTGTAGTTTTTATTGTCAGTGCCACCTTAGCTTTCTAGGTTACATAGAACTCTCTTAACCATCTCCTGGGTTGATTTTTGCAGCCATCTTGTGAGATAGACAGATGAGGAGGCATGGCTTAAGAGGAGTCATGTGACAATGATAGCACCAACATCATAGAGCTGGAAAACAGCAAAGCCAGGCCTTGGGCTCAAGTCTCCTGACCTTCAGGCCTACTCTCTCTTCACCATCCCAAGTCCTCTCTGGGCATCCTTGTTTTAACAGTTGGGGTGGAGTCTGGGCTTGTCGCAGGGAACGCTGTAGGAGCCTCACCAATTACTGTCCCCATCTCTCCCTTGAAAGCCACTAGAGTGCAGGCTGGCTTGCTGGACTTCCTGCTGTTTGGGAGCCTCATCTCAGCAGTGGACCCTGTGGCTGTGTTGGCTGTCTTTGAGGAGGTGCATGTCAACGAGACTCTCTTTATCATCGTCTTTGGCGAGTCCCTGCTCAATGATGCAGTCACCGTGGTGAGAGTGCTCAGCTGCCTGCCACTCCCTGACCCCAGGCTGCCATGGTCTGACCAGCAGGCTCAGACCCTTCCCCAGGTCCCCTGGGGAAGAAATATGGTCTCAGCTTTCACCCAGCAGTCCCCGTTGCTGCCGTCCCCCCCACTCCtgactctcctcttctccctcaggtGCTGTACAAGGTCTGCAACTCCTTTGTGGAGATGGGCTCTGCCAAAGTACAGGCCACTGACTACCTGAAGGGAGTCGGTCAGTATTTCCCCGCTCTCGGCTGGCACTGGAGGTCTCCCTTCCCTAGGTTGCTGAGTCCCTGCCCCACCACTGCATCAGGACAGAGGAGGCTGTTTGGGTTGCCTcgttccctttcttcctctatgGAGAAATGGGGCCCTGAGAACCTGAGAAGGAGGGGCTTTCCTGGGGTCCTGGCTCTGGCATCCTGACCCCCGGGGAGTGTGGTGGGCATTATCCTCCACTCCCTGCCAGGAAGCAGTCTTGTCAGCCTGGGTATGGTCCGGGCCAGGGGTTATGCTGACAACCaactcctcccccagcctccctgttTGTGGTCAGTCTGGGCGGGGCAGCCGTGGGCTTAGTCTTTGCCTTCCTCCTGGCCCTGACCACACGCTTCACCAAGCGGGTCCGCATCATCGAGCCACTGCTGGTCTTCCTCCTCGCCTACGCAGCCTACCTCACTGCTGAAATGGCCTCGCTCTCCGCCATTCTTGCGTGAGTCCTGGGGCCCTTGCAGGCAGGCAGCTGGGAGGGGGTACTGGAGATGGTTGCTCCTCGCATGGACAGAAGCAGGACCCTGAGGAATCCATAGGTTTCCCTGAACCCTTGTGGTAGTGGGAGCCTCAAACTCCATGGGGAGACATTAAATCTCATGGAACATGGTAGTGTCCCAGGATCTGCCTCTAGAACTGTCCTGGGTACCCCAGAACCCAATTTTCCTCTGCCTGAAGTGTTCTCTGGGGTATGGGCTGAGCTGGAAGTAGATTTCAAGGCCTGGTGCCACTGGCTGTGGTGGCCACAGCACTCCAAAAGGTGCCTCAGAGAGTATGCTAGTCAGAGCATGTTTCTCCCACCTTCCCTTCCAGGAGGCAATGAGTGGGAAGCCTGGAGATTTGGACCTTTATCCCAGGACCACCACTACCTATCCTTGGACAGTCTCCATGCCTCCCTGGGCTTCAGCTCTAAGAGTCTGACATCCTGTGATGGGCAACATCCTCTCCTGCAGCATGCTTAAATGCCAGAGGCTGTGCCTCCTGCCACCCCTCCTCACTTGCCctgtctctccatttctctcccaGGGTGACTATGTGTGGCCTTGGCTGTAAGAAGTATGTGGAGGCCAACATCTCCCATAAGTCACGCACAGCTGTCAAATACACAATGAAGACTCTAGCCAGCTGCGCTGAGACTGTCATCTTCATGCTGCTTGGCATCTCAGCCGTGGACTCTTCTAAGTGGGCCTGGGATTCTGGGCTGGTGCTGGGCACCCTCTTCTTCATCCTGTTCTTCCGAGCCCTCGGTATCGCTGGCACCCTCTGCTTTCCCACTctctttcctgccctcctccccctgtcAACTCATCCCCCAACCTGAGTCCACAACCTTGTCAATCCCTAAGCCTCCCGTTGTTGCTCACCCATCCCAGACCCTGTCAGACCTTAGCCCAGATATCTGGTGCCATCCACTCCCAGTGCCCTCTACTCCCAACGCCCTGCTCCTTCTGGCCTCCCTCCTGCTGTAGGCGTAGTCCTGCAGACGTGGGTGCTGAATCAGTTCCGGCTGGTCCCTCTGGACAAGATTGACCAGGTGGTGATGTCCTATGGGGGTCTGCGGGGGGCTGTGGCCTTCGCTCTCGTCATCCTACTGGACAGGACCAAGGTCCCTGCCAAGGACTACTTTGTGGCCACCACTATTGTGGTGGTCTTCTTCACAGTCATCGTGCAGGTGGGAGTGCTCACaaggctgggtggggagagggtccAGCAGGCCCTGGGAGAAGCTTGGAGCCTATGGGACAGGGACTCCTCTTCCTCTTGAGGGACACATGGGCCTGACTTCCCAGACCTTGAGTGTAGTGAGGTGGGGGTACAGAAGCTGAGGCCTAATTATGGAGAGATAAAGGCAGCAGGGAACTGGATAGGGCAGGGCTCACCTGCTGCCTGTCCATAGGGTCTGACCATCAAGCCACTGGTCAAGTGGCTGAAGGTGAAGAGGAGTGAGCATCACAAACCCACCCTGAACCAGGAGCTGCATGAGCACGTGGGTACCAGAACCCCATCCCTCCACCagtccctctctcccttctcctatTTTGAGCAGAGTCCTGATCCAGTCCCCCTACCCACCCCCCTTCTAGACTTTTGACCACATTCTGGCTGCAGTGGAGGACGTTGTGGGGCACCATGGCTATCACTACTGGAGGGACAGGTGAGGGAGCTGCCCCGAGGCTccttcagcagcagcagccccaccaGCCAGGGCAGCATGGGGGATGTACCACACTTCTGAGAAGGGACACAGCCAGACTCAGGCTGGGCGACCTCTGCCTGAAGCCCTTCAGTGGCATCCCAGTACTCTCAGGATAAGACAAGGCTCCCCAGTGaggcctgcccagccctgcaTGATCTGGTACCTGCCAGACTCCAGCCTCATCGTGCTCTGCTCTGTCTTTGACTGTCTCCCTGTTAATTACATGGACCCTGGTTTAGAACCTCAGGACCCACcatgctccctcctgcctgggccACTGGGACCTTTGTTGTTCTCTCTACTAGAAcactccctcacctccctctCACCTACTTAACCTCtgttcatccttcagatctcGCCATTGGCATCAAGTTTTTAGGGAGGACTTCCCTCGTCTCCCCGACTAGGACAAATCCCTATCATACTCCATAATTATCCATTGTAGTTCTTGTCATGGTTGcaattttacagttatttttaataacttcagTTAATGTCAGGCTTTCTCATAACACTGTAAATTCCATAAGGGCAGGGACTAGCTTCAAGTTCTCCCGGGCTGAGGCCTATACCAAGAGAGCCAGGCTAGTGTTGGTGGTGCCCCTGCCCTGTCTGAGGAAGGGCCAGCCAGCTGAGCCTTGGAGATGGCACTCAGGGCCGGGCCTGGCATCCTCTGTAGGTGGGAGCAGTTTGACAAGAAGTACCTGAGTCAGCTGCTGATGCGGCGGTCAGCCTACCGCATCCGGGACCAGATCTGGGATGTGTACTACAGACTCAACATCCGGGATGCCATCAGCTTTGTGGACCAGGTGGGTCAGCAGCCAGTGGTGGGTGGGCAGGTGGCCAGCAGGGCATGAAGGGGCAACAAGCAGGCAGGCCCTGAGCAGGGATTTGAGAATTCCCAGCAGACTCCATGGTCTTGTGAAGTGACAGCTGCAGGAACCAGCCTGGCCTGAGGCCGACATTCAGAGTCTGGTAGGCAGGACAGAAAGGTGGGGAGACAGCTGGACTCTGGAGTCAACAGATGTGGTTTAATTCTTATCATGTATAGGCTTGTGACCTTGGTTAAGCCacttatcctctctgagcctcggtttcctcaactgtaagaAAGCAGGAATAGGAATACGTATGTCACAGTTTTGTGGATTCAGTATGTAAAGTGCCTGGTATAGTACCTGGAACATGAAAAGAGCAAAATAAGTGTTAACTATTGTTAATCTTTTTATTACCCTCTGACTATCCGGGCTGCCGTCTATCTGATTGCTGTCTGACCTCTGTCTTGGCTCCTGCAGGGGGGCCACGTCTTGTCCTCTACAGGGCTCACTCTGCCCTCTATGCCCAGCCGCAATTCTATGGCAGAGACCTCTGTCACTAACCTGCTGTAAGTCCTTcagcccccttccccttcctGAAGCTCCTCTCTGTTGGGCCCTCTCTTTCTATCCCTTCTGGGGAGGATTTGTGAGCACCTTTGCTTCTGCCCTTCCCCTGGCCTGtgcctcctggcccctccccagtATACATGTTTCTTGCATCCTGCAGGAGGGAGAGTGGCAGTGGAGCGTGTCTGGATCTGCAGGTGATTGACACAGTACGCAGTGGCCGGGACCGTGAGGATGCTGTGATGCACCATCTGCTCTGTGGAGGCCTCTACAAGCCACGCCGCAGGGTGAGAGCAAGCAGAACATAGGAGTTCCAAGGGGCAGTGTGGGGTGGTCTGGGGAGGCCATGATCACAGTTCAAGGGGCAGTTGGCACCAGCTTGTGGAAAGCAATACATGCCTAGTTAAAGAGTGTGGGCTTTATCTTGTCAGTAATAAcgtttagcttttttttttttgagaaagggTTGGCCTGCTGCAAGCACTGTTTAAAGATGTCTTTTCTGGTAGCAGAGTGCAGATCAAATTGGAGAGGTTAGTTGAGAGGCTGGGAGAGCCACTTGGGAAGACAGAGTGAAGCACTGTGGTTTAGAGCTgggtggtgggaagggagaggagcacATAGACTGGGCGATTGGCCATGAAGGGGAGAAGAGCAGACAGAGTCCAGAGGGCTTGATGGGGTCACAGACAGAAGCAGGAGTGCTTCTGAGGATGCCTGTGGACCAGCTTAGGGTGGGGAAAGCAGACATCTGTTTTAGGTAATGTGAGTTAGTCCAATGCAGGTCACCAAGCTTTGGGGCTGGCGAGGCCCAGCCCATCCAGGAAGGAATCTGTTGCAACCCCACAAGGGGGCAGCAAGCCATTACTTTGAATCTTTCTGAAATGGGAAGCCAGGAATTACTATTCCTGGCAGTTTTAACAGTCAAGGCTGTTTATACTGTTGAGACAGAATTGGTTTCCTTTAACTTGCTCCCACTGGTCCTGATTTGACTCTCTGCAGCTCGGCAGAATAAATCTTCAAGGGTTTCAAGACAGCTCCCTTTCATACaggcctccctgccctcaggccaGCATTTCCTCTCCCTGGTGTGTCTTCTCTGGGTCATAAGAAATGAGGCCTAGGATGGAAGGTGCTGCTCTAGTTGTGGTaggccagggcagggcagaggggctcTCTCACCTTTGTAGTTCTAGA of the Equus quagga isolate Etosha38 chromosome 13, UCLA_HA_Equagga_1.0, whole genome shotgun sequence genome contains:
- the SLC9A5 gene encoding sodium/hydrogen exchanger 5 — its product is MLRAALPLLGLPLAGAGATEEPTQEPGSPGEPPPGLTLFRWQWHEVEAPYLVALWILVASLAKIVFHLSRKVTSLVPESCLLILLGLVLGGIVLAVAKKAEYQLEPGTFFLFLLPPIVLDSGYFMPSRLFFDNLGAILTYAVVGTLWNAFTTGAALWGLQQAGLVATRVQAGLLDFLLFGSLISAVDPVAVLAVFEEVHVNETLFIIVFGESLLNDAVTVVLYKVCNSFVEMGSAKVQATDYLKGVASLFVVSLGGAAVGLVFAFLLALTTRFTKRVRIIEPLLVFLLAYAAYLTAEMASLSAILAVTMCGLGCKKYVEANISHKSRTAVKYTMKTLASCAETVIFMLLGISAVDSSKWAWDSGLVLGTLFFILFFRALGVVLQTWVLNQFRLVPLDKIDQVVMSYGGLRGAVAFALVILLDRTKVPAKDYFVATTIVVVFFTVIVQGLTIKPLVKWLKVKRSEHHKPTLNQELHEHTFDHILAAVEDVVGHHGYHYWRDRWEQFDKKYLSQLLMRRSAYRIRDQIWDVYYRLNIRDAISFVDQGGHVLSSTGLTLPSMPSRNSMAETSVTNLLRESGSGACLDLQVIDTVRSGRDREDAVMHHLLCGGLYKPRRRYKASCSRHFISEDAQERQDKEIFQQNMKRRLESFKSTKHNICFTKSKPRPRKAGRKKKDSVANTEATNGKPPRDLGFQDTAAVILTVESEEEEESDSSETEKEDDEGIIFVARATSEVLQEGKVSGSLEVCPSPRVIPPSPTCAEKELPWKSGQGDLAVYVSSETTKIVPVDMQTGWNQSISSLESLASPPCTQAPTMNRLPPHPLAAEEPQAPLDLPSVPHSSFAFPPSLAKAGRSRSESSADIPRQQELQPLMGHEDHTHLSPGTANSHWCIQFNRGGRL